The genomic interval AAAACTcgtaaatattgaaaaatggAGCAACAAATTTACTTACAGCTCCAAATATATCCTTGCAGTGGATAGATTCCTCACTGCAAAGACTCCAACATAGAATAGCCAAAAGCTTGTTAGCCGTAGCTTAGGCAACCATCCGACCGAGGGGTGAAGCCGCATGACGCGTGACGTAGGGAAGAATATGAATTAGACTAATTAACGAGGGACTAATAAATCAGTACTCCATTGTGTAAAACCCAACTCACCCTAAATGATCCAATTAAAGAACTATTAAAACGCCTATTAAAAATACTTCATGCAGCTTGTCAGCTGGGATTAGCATTGACATCAGCGAACcttattaaatatttctgCTCTCCGCCTATCTTCTTTTTTCAAAATAACCTTTTTGACGATGATGATCAAGAATCTGCATATTTGCATGTTGCAAATATGACTAGGAGGTAATATGTTTCAGAAGACAAAAAAGAGGCATTACATTCCGAAAAACTTATTCGGCAGGCCACATATACAGAGATCAGACTAAAAGTTTATCGGCAGTTGTATGTATAACATAATAAAATCGAATAATTTGCGTCGAGTGAGTGTATTTCACTCAATTTGAGACACCATTCTtgctttgtttattttgtttaggTTCAGACCAGTATTTGATAGTCTTACATAATTAATTTAGTATATTATTTAcagtaaaatatattttacaatATGATTAACTACAATCAATAACTACATTAAACAGTTTAGTTtctttatataatttatatgaaGTTACCAGAGTGTACGTGTACCCGAAGTTTAGTGGCTTAAGGAATTATTTTGGTGACAGTACGTGTCCTCTTCTCTATGTCACTATACACAATAGTATGCGTAAACATAagatttaaataaaagaaaaactgatGATTGAACCCTTCAACTAAATGTGCTTTCTAGTAAAGCGTTCTTCTGCAGCTGGCGCTGCGTTACACGCCTAGTTATGCACTACGGCCGAGGAATGTTGGATGCTACGTTCAAATTCTTCCAAACTAAGGGTTTGATTCATATTTAAAAGCGGCAATTTTCCGGCAGAAGCTCTGGCAAGAAGTTCTGGAGAAAACCACTGAGCCAATTGATTATTTGTTGGAGACGGCAACCGATCGTCTCTGTGGTAATTACTTTTGATTAAGTTTCCAGATTCCGAGATGTCGGGACAAGCTGAATTTATATAGGGCAAGCGATTCAAGTTAAACGATTAAAAAGATGAAAAATATCGCCTTTCCTACCTGGAATTGACGATGATATCTGTGCTCCGTGAATTACTCTATGTCTCAGTGGTTGAtgtgactgctgctgcagttgcaggtAATGGTGATGCTGCATTTGCGAGATTCCGTCAGAATAAGGAATATTCTGATTCACATTTTCAGTGTTCAAAACTGAGTCCGTTGGCTGCATTGGTTTAAACCTTTGCTGGagctgatgttgttgctgttgcagctctGCTTTTGATCCAAACGGCACTGCAGTCAGTTGGTGCGGTACTGTGTTTAGACTTCCCTTTAGAATAGGACGGcctaaaaaatacaataagtGCGTCAAAGTTAGCTTATTTAACTTTCGGACTCTCCACGATATTTACCAAATGATTTTCCTTGTGGCATTTGAACCGTATGAGCCCATTTCATCGGTGGCAGATTACGAGACTGCTGCAGTTTTGGGGACATTTGCGGGCTGTTTGGACTAATAGAATAGTTTCCTCCACCTAGTATCATGCGAGGTTGAGCGGACATTGCCTGTGGCTCATTTCCAATTGGGTTTGGAGCAAGCAGCTTAGTGTTCTGTGGATGCATTTGGTATTGCTGGTGTGTCTGATTGTAAGGCGTATCCTTATCAGCTGTCATCTTCCGTAGCACAGACGTAGGTGTGAACGCCAAAGGAGTGGGCGAATTGCTGTGTCGAATATGCTGACTTATACCATGGTTGCTCGAGTTTTGTGGGAATAGGTCTGGAAGTTTAGGGAATTATTTCAGAACTTATTAATCCGTCAGTAATTACATACCATCAGAATAGTTCTGATGTTGCGGCTGAGCTTGATGAAACGATAGGTGGGCCAAGCTGTGGTGATCCATTTCGTTCGGGTATGCTGGCTTATAGGCTAAAGAATTTCTTCTACTACTTGAGTATTCCCGAAGAACGGTTGCAATGACATCTTTTGTGTGAGGCACAGTGCTGGGATTGCTCAATTCCTTCTCCAAAAACTCAACCGAAACATCCCCTCGAGCAATGCCTGCAATCAGTACAGTTTACCAGTACATTATAGCCAAAGAGAAATACTACGCACACTCTAACAAACTTGAATTCAAGAAAAGTATGAAGCATCTTACCTTGAATTAAATGGTGAACTTCCATTCGCTTCTGTGCCAGTGCTATATTTGGCGTGTGGACACCTTGGAtggtgtgctgctgctgcaccatgGCCTCATTTATCCTCTTTGGCATGCAGTCACTATGCTTAAAGCGTTGCTGAAATAACTCCGTGTCTTCTTCCTTAATTTGAGGACTGTGATCCCGCAGTATGTTTTGTTGAGGATCGATCAAATGAGGCCGATGTGTATTTTGATTGGCGCACTGGTGAGCATTCGAAGTATTTATCATATGATAAACGTCATTTCCCAGCTGATGCTGGTTGCTTTGGGAGCCCAGTTGCTGCAGGAGTTTCCTAAAGGCCTCAGTATCCCTAGCTACTGGCTTTTCCACTTGAGCTTGCTGACCTCCATAAGCCACGGCTATTGGGTTCGTGTACTCGGAACGCAGGTTCACTTTAGTCATTTGTGCTTCCAAGTCCTTAACACTGGGTATATCTGGAATAGAAAAGGAGTTGCAGTGAGCAATCCTTGCTTATGTTGTTTGAAATTTATGTTGAAGACCCACCGTGAGTTTCTTGAGCTCCTGACTCCCGAAGTCCAGATGGCTCATTATTATTTGCAGCTTCTTTGGGTCGAAACCACCGGCTAAAGCGAGACGTTCCCTTGGTTTCATCTTGCTCATCGCCATCATTACTCTAAGGTTATTGAAAatgcacatatatatatatatatttatttttatgaaaCTAATTAGTTATATTGATACTCAGAAATATATGTCGGATTATAATTTAATTCTCAGTGTATTATGCTCGGTTGGCTATGAATGAATTAACTACGAAATTTTTAATAGTCCAGTTCTCTGCTGTTGCCCGGGTATTTCCCACTTTCTATCAGTCTCGTCTTCTTCTTATCCATTATTTCTTTCCGTTATTCTTGTTCCTTGTCTATTGGGTTGGTGTACTCGTGTTGTTAAGGCAAACTGTATTGAGAGACTTGTTTAGAGAGGCTCGTAGGAAGGATAATCATAACAATCCCAATCACTCTCTATTCACCTATTCATCTTTGACGCGAGAGTAAGTCGCTGAGAGTCAAATTGCTAATCATTtcaatataatataataatatcaAAGTGAACCTTTATCTTTAGTCCGATTAGGTTATCAATACATCAGATGTATTTTGTGCAATATGTACACTAAATTGTGTTTTTAAAAGGACAAGAGAAAAGGTGACAAAAATTTGCGAAAACTGGAGCACTTAAAAACGGAACAATTTGGCTGAAAACACAATCGAAGTCCTATTAGAAAAGGGTATATTACTTCTGCAGGGTCTGAGTAAATATTGTAGTGGTGACGACAATTGTTGGTCTACGAAATCCGCGTGACATACTATAAAAAACTAAGTGGGCTAAATTGGCTCGTCTGTTACATAAAAGccgatacaaaaaaaaacaacgactATAGGAAATGGTTATATTTACCATAAGTGTAGGATCCAGGGGGTGCATGTTGAGAAATGCATCGAAGTTGAATTCACCCTCGGAGTTTGAGGTACAGGGTAAACGGCCTGATTGCTGatggtttttgctttgttgGGTAGGTTCCAGTTGGGGCTGAATGACACTTTCCCCAGTGTCTTTGTTGTCGTCCTTGGTCTTCACATCGACTACGTTTAGGCTGGACATGCTGCTACTTGTTGAAGCACCGTCGACTACAATTGGTTCAGCAAGTTGACTTGGCTTTGACGGAAATCGATTCGCCTTGTCTTCAAACTCTGAGCGCTCATCATTATGATCGTGATCGTCGAATCCGTGCAAATCTATTGTTTCTAGCTGAGACGTCGGACCAGCACTGAACCACTCGGGTTCTTCGTGCCTGTCATGCTGATGGTACATGTTTGTGCGCTTTCCCCGACCTTGGATACATCCAGAATCCTTGTTTGATGACCGGCGGGAGCTCACTCCTTGCCTGTCGACAGATCTTTTGTTGTCGTATTGAAACCGTCTATCTCCTATATGCTCAGTAAGTCGATCGCCATGTCTTCCACTAAACGTCCGCGGGCGCTgttggttctggttctggctttgattttgttggTTAAtacttccacttccattctGAGatctttccttttccttttcaatACCAGATGATGACTGCTGTTGGCCTTTGTAGTCCCAATTATCGGCTCTGGGCAAAAGTCGACCACTCCCAATGCGCCTTTCCTGACGAGTCGTCGAAAACGTCGGAGAAGATGCCAGAGATTGGTCATGATCTTGTTGGACATTGTTGGAACGTCTCTCACAGCTCTCCCCCCATTCACTGGCTTTTCTGATTGGGGAGCTCATGCCTTTGCTCTGGCTTTGGTTGTGCGTGGGAGTGGATACATGGGTATGGTCTAGCTCTACAGTCACATTCTCCCCGACTGCAATATCGTCACAATTGGTGTTTATCGGTTCATTTTCAGTGCCGTTACCGCAATTGACTGCAGCGAAGCGTCTTTTGGCAAATGCCGGCATTAAATGCGATGAAGATATGCTCCGATGATCGATGATTGACGATTTGAACGGTGGACCACCCAGAACGCTTTGCGTCGATTGTGTATCTTTATCCTTGTCTTCGATACACATTGAGTGGGAATCACTGGGTGCAAAGCGCTGATAATAGTTATTGGCTCGCTCCCGATTTCGCATGGCGCGCCGCGAGCTTATTAATCCATTATTGGAGCTGCTTAGACTGGAGTTATCAGTCTCTGGGGACAGGCTGATTttatttggatttgcatagtTGCTGGAGACATTTGCACTAGCGTTAACTTTCCAAAAATTTAAAGTCTGCAGTTCATTTCGATTAGCACATTGGGGGCGCTGGCGACTACTTCCTTCATAACGTAGTGCCAACAAATCTGCTCTTGAGTACCTTAAAAAAGGGGGtaacaaaacaattttttattaaacaGATATAGGTATTTCCACAGGCATGTGCAAGAACTTGGGAACTGGTCAAAATATTTATCAGGAAATTAAATTGGAAACAGCTTTCACTAGACATCCGCATTAATACATACAcgtatgcatatgtatgtatatttatttgtaataatTACATATATACGTAAATAAATTCGTCGCTTACAAGTGCAGAAAGTTTTGAACAATACACTTGGGCCTAACGCTTGACTTATTAATCATAGGATAAATAGTATTATAGTAATAGTCGAATAAATAATTCTTACCTCGCTTGATCTTTTCTTATATCCATTTTTTACGAAGTTGAGTATTTCAGCCGGATTCCGTCCAggttaatttaattttagttaAAGCTactatttttgaaaatgttaGCTATGCGCATATAGTTCAAAATAACAAGAGTACTCAATTACAAAAACGCGTTTATGTCTCCTGACGAGcaaaaatgtatacatacatacatatgtaatattTAAGTTAGAAATTCTGCACACGATGTAATAGGTCTCTTCTTGCAAAACAGAATATTGTACGGTATTATTTACGATTTAAGTAAAACTAtcaaaatacacacagtgaCATTTGTTCGTAacatatataatttaaataaaataattttgtgAAAATCACGACAAACTATGGATGGAAAAAATAGTGCAAATCATCgattaatatttcataaaatACGAGTGGAGTACGAGAAAATGTTCTCCTAAAGTTTGTTTTGGATTTTGGAACATGGGAAAGAAACACGTCCGTGACAAATAGCCTCCATAGCAAACAATAatacacacgcaaagtacggcATGTGCACCCACAAATTGAAAAAAGCTGGGAGCACAacataaaacagaaacacagaactctaaaaaaccaaaaagatcATATAATCCCAAATTTTTGTGAAACAATTTTGCGCGTGTTGTACTAACACATGAAAATCGTTGCTAACGACAGAGCCGAAGACCCTGAGATTTAGTTTTCTGTGTTCGCTGTGCGACAcattcgttgtatgaactggcacatctacatatatactgtatggtttaTGGCTccatccacaaaaaaataaattagcGATCAGCTATTGCAATATTGTTTATAGCCTTTTCCCACACAGCTCATCTATGGGGAGCGGTGGGATTTCTTAACAGAAGTGAAACCTCGATTCCCACTAGCACCATCCACCACCAGCCATCTTCcatccataaaaaaaaaaattgtctCTGAAAATTTAACATTCCTTCAATACCACTTCTGGCGTTAGCTGTTACGTTTTTGGTTTGACGAATTTCAATAATTAATTGTTCTCTTTCATTATGCTGTCCAGTTCACAGACTATGCGCCTGGTTTTAGCAAATTGAGATTATACCAGCAACGTGCACCGCGTTTTGCAATGTGCGTTGGTAGTTTACACGATTCATATCTTTGTTTGGCATTGGCATCTGGTCTGAAGAGCTTGTGAAGTGGCTCTAAAGTGGGAACGGCCTACCTAtggagagtaccgaaaataagcagccccggacagccagcgggtgttcgcgaagcagcaacactgacgatgcgcttgttgTGCCGCCTCACACACTTCTATATCCCTACACATTacacatcccaacccccaacaCTCACCTCACACAGGGCCGGACTAAGTGGTTTATTCTTCCCGTGCCTAGAGTCAGCCTGGTTTGGGGGCCGGTGTAGAAAACTGGCCCAAGCGGGAGAGTTCAGGGACTTGGCAACCCCCTGTTCTACGGATGACTTATCCCGACAgtgtggatctctgcccggacgtACCAGACCCCTTTTTTTGCTGTTCGTAGGAATAGAATGGAATAttgaaagcaaataaaaaacatagATGAGTTTGGCACTCTCCAAATGCTAAaagggagcaatcccaaacagggAAAGGCAGCGGCCtaaaggcctggcccaacgCTAAACATAGCGGAAAAAACCTGCGCTGCGAAAGACGGTAGGGCGAACCCAAAGAGTCCATCCCGGATACAGGGCGGGTGGTAAATCGCCTCCCAAAACCGAGTGGCAGAGTGGTTATGCAATTCTGCGGCTGCTCTacctgctggtaaagtggtGGGGGGCGAGACGCCATCGACTAACGTCTAAGCCAAAACGTGCTGGCAACATATTTCGTCGGCAAGATGCAAGCCAGATCCAGCCAAACGGACAACTGGCTGAAAAAGGTTAAGTGGGCTTCGAAGGTGCGGGCGAAATATGACACAGAAGCGCCGAAGAAGGGAGCCTCTCAGCCAAAGACGCAAcgctcgcaggagactccTGGGCTGGCACCGAAGCGCTCCATAGTACTGCCAAACACCTCGTTCGCGCAGATAGCCAGAGAgaggacgctgattggcgtcccaaggaaccagtggaagtggcTAGAAGCGGTAccggccgaccgctgcttgtCTTGGAAATCTAAGCACCCGACGATAAGATGGAGACAGACCTGGAAGGTTACTCGACCGACAGCACTCTGAGGCACGACTTCGAGGCGATATGTCGTGACGACGAAGTCGAAGACGGCCTAGACGCTCACATTACAGTGGCGGAGAACTCTAAAGGTGTCCTCTAAAGGCTCCTccagatcaatctccaccactttAAAGCAGCATCCAGAGCTCGGGGGAAGCCCGGACACAAATGTAAGGAGTGAgccacttttcagcttcatcgGTAATAGGTTACTGACCTTATACAAActgttagacatagtcaagagtttGAAAGTCCGACTAAAGcaaactgggaaaaatatagtacaaccctggaggacttactcctTCACTGCAGTGTGCCCCTCTAACAAACCTATGggggaaaagaaaacaaatagACATTCTACAAAATCAGTCTGGGCAAAAATGGCTGTGGGTACATTCCCGCCAGCTTGGCTTAAGACATAGTAAGTCTTCATCTCCAAGGCTCTCTGCATCTCAATgaatactcactaatagcCTTGAAATTGTGGAGCCTTcagtgacatcatcgatgggatcgtccgcccagtcaaggtatgtcaacagaggcaccccgcaaggtgTCGTCCTGTCTTCTTTTCTGTAGAACATAGCAGTCAATCAGATTCTATGCGACCTGGAAGGGAGGGGACGTGGCTTACGCGACCTTGCAATTATCTcctcggggaaatacccccaaacactctGCAACTTAATGACCgcaaagctagcgcaactgttGGTATGGACAGAACCGCGCGGCttgggagtaaatccctcaaaaacggaactcgtattaTTCGCAAACAAATACAAGGTCCCTTCCCCAATCCACCAATATTACATGGATGCACGCTCTTCTTTGGCGACAGTTCCAGTTagttagggttggtaattgagaAAAAGCTTAATTAAATCCCCAATGTCATAGATAGAGTGAAGAAGGCCACGACTGCGCTCTACACATGGATCCAATGGATATACAGTAGACTCCGGTTATAACGACACTCAAGGGACCGACAATTTTACGTCGTTATACCCGGAAGACGCTCTAACCGAAAGTAGaaaaaaaattagtttttctttattttatggTTGCAATGTTCGTAATAGGttttaaaatagaaaaaatcaattttttaataaaaaaatgtaacaaatttaattcaataacaatgtttttttttcataaaaacTCGTATACATACACATAATTCATAATATAACAAgattaatttttatgtttggtttttcttttaattcttatttttaataatcagtaatttttttttattgtttagcAGTAGTTTTTGACATATAACAACAATCGCGCACAGCATTATTTAAACGTGATATGCTGTGCGTTAAGCTCTCgtcattaaaatttaaatggaatcTATTCAAAATTTCTGCAGCCTTAAATCGCCAAACCATTGTCAATAAGAAAATTTTCATCCAGTTCTTCCTTTAAAATCGGTGGCGGTAATTGATAAATACATAGGTACATTTACTTTGtccaacagctgctgctcttgtttttttttgctgctcctcAGTTTCCCCAATAGCAGTCCATAACTCCATCATTCGTCTTGTATATCCTCCGCTGAGCACTTGTTGGGGACGTTTCTGCTGCGGAGCACTAATTTCACCGGCTCCCGGTATAGGGTGGTGCGACGGTGCGTGCGTATGTCcgcaacaataataataattaatattatttgtcATTTCAATTACCCAAAAACTCTGAACAGCACTGAAGTCGGCAATAGCGGCTATGTTTCGACAACGAAAAAGACAACGTCGACAACAACGCGTC from Drosophila pseudoobscura strain MV-25-SWS-2005 chromosome 5, UCI_Dpse_MV25, whole genome shotgun sequence carries:
- the 4E-T gene encoding protein cup isoform X2: MDIRKDQARYSRADLLALRYEGSSRQRPQCANRNELQTLNFWKVNASANVSSNYANPNKISLSPETDNSSLSSSNNGLISSRRAMRNRERANNYYQRFAPSDSHSMCIEDKDKDTQSTQSVLGGPPFKSSIIDHRSISSSHLMPAFAKRRFAAVNCGNGTENEPINTNCDDIAVGENVTVELDHTHVSTPTHNQSQSKGMSSPIRKASEWGESCERRSNNVQQDHDQSLASSPTFSTTRQERRIGSGRLLPRADNWDYKGQQQSSSGIEKEKERSQNGSGSINQQNQSQNQNQQRPRTFSGRHGDRLTEHIGDRRFQYDNKRSVDRQGVSSRRSSNKDSGCIQGRGKRTNMYHQHDRHEEPEWFSAGPTSQLETIDLHGFDDHDHNDERSEFEDKANRFPSKPSQLAEPIVVDGASTSSSMSSLNVVDVKTKDDNKDTGESVIQPQLEPTQQSKNHQQSGRLPCTSNSEGEFNFDAFLNMHPLDPTLMSNDGDEQDETKGTSRFSRWFRPKEAANNNEPSGLRESGAQETHDIPSVKDLEAQMTKVNLRSEYTNPIAVAYGGQQAQVEKPVARDTEAFRKLLQQLGSQSNQHQLGNDVYHMINTSNAHQCANQNTHRPHLIDPQQNILRDHSPQIKEEDTELFQQRFKHSDCMPKRINEAMVQQQHTIQGVHTPNIALAQKRMEVHHLIQDLFPQNSSNHGISQHIRHSNSPTPLAFTPTSVLRKMTADKDTPYNQTHQQYQMHPQNTKLLAPNPIGNEPQAMSAQPRMILGGGNYSISPNSPQMSPKLQQSRNLPPMKWAHTVQMPQGKSFGRPILKGSLNTVPHQLTAVPFGSKAELQQQQHQLQQRFKPMQPTDSVLNTENVNQNIPYSDGISQMQHHHYLQLQQQSHQPLRHRVIHGAQISSSIPACPDISESGNLIKSNYHRDDRLPSPTNNQLAQWFSPELLARASAGKLPLLNMNQTLSLEEFERSIQHSSAVVHN
- the 4E-T gene encoding protein cup isoform X1, which gives rise to MDIRKDQARYSRADLLALRYEGSSRQRPQCANRNELQTLNFWKVNASANVSSNYANPNKISLSPETDNSSLSSSNNGLISSRRAMRNRERANNYYQRFAPSDSHSMCIEDKDKDTQSTQSVLGGPPFKSSIIDHRSISSSHLMPAFAKRRFAAVNCGNGTENEPINTNCDDIAVGENVTVELDHTHVSTPTHNQSQSKGMSSPIRKASEWGESCERRSNNVQQDHDQSLASSPTFSTTRQERRIGSGRLLPRADNWDYKGQQQSSSGIEKEKERSQNGSGSINQQNQSQNQNQQRPRTFSGRHGDRLTEHIGDRRFQYDNKRSVDRQGVSSRRSSNKDSGCIQGRGKRTNMYHQHDRHEEPEWFSAGPTSQLETIDLHGFDDHDHNDERSEFEDKANRFPSKPSQLAEPIVVDGASTSSSMSSLNVVDVKTKDDNKDTGESVIQPQLEPTQQSKNHQQSGRLPCTSNSEGEFNFDAFLNMHPLDPTLMSNDGDEQDETKGTSRFSRWFRPKEAANNNEPSGLRESGAQETHDIPSVKDLEAQMTKVNLRSEYTNPIAVAYGGQQAQVEKPVARDTEAFRKLLQQLGSQSNQHQLGNDVYHMINTSNAHQCANQNTHRPHLIDPQQNILRDHSPQIKEEDTELFQQRFKHSDCMPKRINEAMVQQQHTIQGVHTPNIALAQKRMEVHHLIQGIARGDVSVEFLEKELSNPSTVPHTKDVIATVLREYSSSRRNSLAYKPAYPNEMDHHSLAHLSFHQAQPQHQNYSDDLFPQNSSNHGISQHIRHSNSPTPLAFTPTSVLRKMTADKDTPYNQTHQQYQMHPQNTKLLAPNPIGNEPQAMSAQPRMILGGGNYSISPNSPQMSPKLQQSRNLPPMKWAHTVQMPQGKSFGRPILKGSLNTVPHQLTAVPFGSKAELQQQQHQLQQRFKPMQPTDSVLNTENVNQNIPYSDGISQMQHHHYLQLQQQSHQPLRHRVIHGAQISSSIPACPDISESGNLIKSNYHRDDRLPSPTNNQLAQWFSPELLARASAGKLPLLNMNQTLSLEEFERSIQHSSAVVHN